A part of Candidatus Cloacimonadota bacterium genomic DNA contains:
- the kdsB gene encoding 3-deoxy-manno-octulosonate cytidylyltransferase: MKNTVAIIPARYNSTRLPRKPLRKINNKTLIQTIYKNVEKTGIFSDVIVATDNSRIFDVVKSFGGNVKLTASYHKCGTERVAEIAKKLDADIIINIQGDELFITKEPLNKLIHAFYEPDVSVATLIHPISSYEEIENPNRVKVIFDENDFAIYFSRLPIPYQRIDSNIKFQHYVHIGVYAFRQDALQIFASLPQSKLERAEKLEQLRLIENGIKIKVIETDYRGFPIDTEEDLKKVLELKKNNY, from the coding sequence ATGAAAAATACAGTTGCTATAATCCCTGCGAGATATAATTCAACCCGGCTGCCAAGGAAACCTTTACGAAAAATTAATAATAAAACACTTATTCAAACAATATATAAAAATGTAGAAAAAACTGGCATATTTTCTGATGTAATTGTAGCAACAGATAATTCGCGAATATTTGATGTAGTAAAATCATTCGGAGGAAATGTTAAACTGACAGCATCTTATCACAAATGCGGAACAGAAAGGGTTGCAGAGATTGCTAAAAAATTAGATGCAGACATTATCATAAATATTCAAGGTGATGAACTATTTATAACCAAAGAACCTCTGAATAAGTTAATACACGCATTTTACGAACCCGATGTCTCTGTTGCGACACTCATTCATCCAATTTCTAGTTATGAAGAAATAGAAAACCCAAATAGAGTAAAAGTAATCTTTGATGAAAATGACTTTGCAATATATTTTTCTCGGTTGCCTATCCCCTATCAAAGAATTGATTCAAATATCAAATTCCAGCATTATGTTCATATTGGTGTTTATGCTTTCAGACAGGATGCTTTGCAAATCTTTGCTTCCTTGCCACAATCCAAGTTGGAAAGAGCAGAAAAGCTGGAGCAACTTCGCTTGATTGAAAATGGTATAAAGATTAAGGTAATAGAAACGGATTATAGAGGTTTTCCCATTGATACGGAAGAGGATTTGAAAAAAGTGTTAGAATTAAAAAAGAATAATTATTAG